One Nicotiana tomentosiformis chromosome 4, ASM39032v3, whole genome shotgun sequence genomic window carries:
- the LOC104084590 gene encoding peroxidase 12-like, which produces MASITLSSFAASLLLILSVNFYQTEAQGTQPIVKGLSWTFYDSICPNAESIIRSRLQQVFRQDIGQAAGLLRLHFHDCFVQGCDGSVLLDGSASGPSEKDAPPNLTLRQQAFRIIEDLRRRVHRDCGRVVSCADITAIAARDSVFLSGGPDYDLPLGRRDGLNFATRNETLANLPPPSFNASAILTSLATKNFTPTDVVALSGGHTIGIGHCTSFTERLYPNQDPSMDKTFANNLKNTCPTSNSTNTTVLDIRSPNKFDNKYYVDLMNRQGLFTSDQDLYTDRRTRGIVTSFAINESLFFEEFVNSMIKMGQLNVLTGTQGEIRANCSVRNSANYNLLLSTSVAEEQQRTWSEI; this is translated from the exons ATGGCTTCAATTACCCTTTCTTCTTTTGCTGCTTCACTTTTGCTGATCCTTTCAGTCAACTTTTATCAAACAGAAGCTCAAGGTACTCAACCAATTGTGAAAGGTCTTTCATGGACTTTCTATGACTCCATTTGCCCCAATGCTGAATCCATCATCAGAAGCCGCCTCCAGCAGGTTTTCCGGCAGGATATTGGCCAGGCTGCCGGCCTTCTTCGCCTTCACTTCCATGACTGTTTTGTTCAG GGTTGTGACGGATCAGTACTATTAGATGGTTCAGCGAGTGGACCAAGTGAGAAAGATGCACCTCCCAACTTGACTTTAAGACAGCAGGCATTTAGGATCATTGAAGACCTTCGCCGCCGTGTGCATCGAGATTGCGGTAGGGTGGTCTCTTGTGCGGATATCACTGCCATTGCTGCTCGCGACTCTGTTTTCTTA TCTGGTGGCCCTGATTATGATCTACCTTTAGGAAGAAGGGATGGACTCAACtttgcaacaagaaatgaaaCCCTAGCCAACCTTCCACCACCTTCATTCAACGCTAGTGCCATTTTAACTTCACTTGCCACCAAAAACTTCACCCCAACTGATGTTGTTGCACTTTCTGGTGGCCACACCATTGGCATTGGACATTGCACTTCTTTCACTGAAAGACTTTACCCTAACCAAGATCCCTCCATGGACAAAACATTTGCCAACAACCTTAAAAACACTTGTCCAACCTCAAACTCCACGAACACGACTGTTCTTGACATTCGATCACCTAACAAGTTTGATAACAAGTATTACGTTGATCTCATGAATCGACAAGGACTATTCACATCGGATCAAGATTTGTACACGGATAGAAGGACTCGAGGCATTGTTACAAGTTTTGCTATTAACGAGTCACTTTTCTTTGAGGAATTTGTGAATTCCATGATCAAGATGGGGCAGTTGAATGTGTTGACTGGGACACAAGGTGAAATTAGGGCCAATTGTTCGGTCAGGAATTCAGCTAATTATAATTTGCTGCTTTCTACTTCTGTTGCAGAAGAGCAACAAAGAACTTGGTCAGAAATATAA